Proteins encoded together in one Neobacillus sp. FSL H8-0543 window:
- the lysA gene encoding diaminopimelate decarboxylase has protein sequence MYFYGTTGVNSKGNLEIGGVDAVELVEQFGTPLYVYDVALIRERARGFKQTFKDQNVKSQVAYASKAFSTIAMLQLAEEEGLSLDVVSGGELYTAIAAGFPVERIHFHGNNKSREELEMALENHIGCIVVDNFYELELLRTICHEKNETISILLRVTPGIEAHTHDYILTGQEDSKFGFDLQNGQAEEALKTALQYNSFEVLGLHCHIGSQIFETTGFLLAATKIIEKMYKWKNELSFEAKVLNLGGGFGIRYTKEDEPIQPSQYVSEIIKEVKNLVEKFSMQMPEIWIEPGRSLVGDAGITLYKIGSSKEVPGVRKYLAVDGGMSDNIRPALYQAKYEAVLANKPLAQSADTVSIAGKCCESGDMLIWDLPIPETEEDDLLAVFCTGAYGYSMSNNYNRLPRPAVVFVENGMTTLVVKRETYEDLIRLDLPLK, from the coding sequence ATGTATTTTTACGGGACCACAGGTGTTAACAGTAAGGGGAACTTAGAAATAGGTGGGGTAGATGCTGTAGAGTTGGTCGAACAATTTGGAACCCCCCTCTATGTTTATGATGTAGCGCTAATTAGAGAAAGAGCGAGGGGTTTTAAGCAAACCTTTAAAGACCAAAATGTAAAATCACAGGTGGCTTATGCCAGCAAGGCATTCTCAACGATTGCGATGCTGCAGCTAGCTGAGGAGGAAGGGTTATCACTTGATGTGGTGTCAGGCGGTGAATTATACACTGCCATTGCAGCTGGTTTTCCAGTTGAAAGAATTCATTTTCATGGTAATAATAAAAGCAGAGAAGAATTAGAAATGGCTTTAGAAAATCATATTGGTTGTATAGTTGTGGATAATTTCTACGAATTAGAACTCTTAAGAACTATTTGTCACGAGAAAAATGAAACAATTAGTATTCTTTTGAGAGTTACCCCAGGAATAGAAGCACATACTCATGACTATATCTTAACTGGTCAAGAGGATTCAAAGTTTGGTTTTGATTTGCAAAATGGACAGGCGGAAGAAGCATTAAAAACTGCCCTCCAGTATAATTCCTTTGAGGTTCTCGGCTTACATTGTCATATTGGATCACAAATATTTGAAACAACTGGCTTTTTATTAGCAGCTACGAAAATTATCGAAAAGATGTATAAATGGAAGAATGAGCTCTCCTTCGAGGCAAAAGTGTTAAACTTGGGCGGAGGTTTTGGAATCCGCTATACGAAGGAAGATGAGCCGATTCAACCTTCACAATATGTTAGTGAAATAATTAAAGAAGTAAAGAATTTAGTTGAGAAGTTTTCAATGCAGATGCCAGAAATTTGGATTGAGCCAGGACGATCGCTTGTTGGTGATGCAGGAATTACTTTGTATAAAATTGGATCTTCAAAAGAGGTACCAGGTGTTCGGAAATATTTAGCTGTAGACGGCGGAATGAGCGATAATATTAGGCCGGCACTATACCAGGCAAAGTATGAGGCAGTACTTGCCAATAAGCCATTAGCTCAATCTGCTGATACCGTTTCAATAGCGGGAAAATGCTGTGAATCAGGTGACATGCTAATCTGGGACCTTCCTATTCCTGAAACAGAGGAGGATGACCTTCTTGCAGTTTTCTGTACTGGTGCATATGGTTATTCAATGTCTAATAATTACAATCGCCTGCCGCGTCCTGCCGTTGTTTTTGTTGAAAACGGTATGACAACACTTGTTGTTAAAAGAGAGACATATGAGGACTTAATTCGACTAGATTTACCTTTAAAATAA
- a CDS encoding spore germination protein gives MSRSNEQKWPIPESVAETENYMKQRVGLGVSFDLGVRKLKILKKDVHFYYVNGLCDTLFIMELVEQLVEINDHEKLSADIFKVVENRLVHQSVQPIKTLDELVDLVLSGLIVVVVEGSNVALAVDVRSYPGRTPAEPDTEKVIRGSRDGYVENIIMNTGLTRRRIRDERLRFEMLKVGERSKTDVSLCYIEDIADPDLVNILRKELKGIEIDGIPMADKTIEEFIVKQGWNPFPLVRYTERADVAAAHILEGHVVIFVDTSPSVIIAPTTYFHHIQHAEEFRESPTSGTFLRWSRFLGVIASIFLLPLWLLFVLEPSLLPEAIAFVGPNEQTNIPIVLQIILADFGLEFLKIAAIHTPTPLSTAMGLIAAVLIGQIAIDVGLFVPEVILYVAVAGIGSFTTPSYELSVANKIARLSLVILVSIFHTPGFIIGSTLLFLFLVNIRALNIPYLWPFLPFEPKGFMQIVIRRAFPGSILRPSIVHPRNRYRQPPKD, from the coding sequence GTGTCGAGAAGTAATGAACAAAAATGGCCGATACCTGAATCAGTAGCTGAAACTGAAAATTACATGAAACAGCGCGTTGGCCTCGGGGTGAGCTTTGATTTGGGAGTAAGAAAGTTAAAAATCCTAAAGAAAGACGTTCACTTTTATTATGTTAACGGATTATGTGACACCCTGTTTATCATGGAACTTGTCGAACAATTAGTGGAAATAAACGATCACGAAAAACTATCAGCGGACATTTTTAAAGTAGTAGAAAATCGCTTGGTTCACCAATCTGTCCAACCGATTAAAACACTTGATGAATTGGTCGACTTGGTTTTGTCGGGTTTAATTGTTGTAGTCGTCGAAGGTTCCAATGTAGCTCTAGCCGTTGATGTAAGAAGCTACCCAGGACGCACACCGGCAGAACCAGATACGGAAAAGGTAATTAGAGGTTCGCGTGATGGCTATGTAGAAAATATTATTATGAATACAGGTTTAACAAGAAGAAGAATACGCGATGAACGACTTCGTTTTGAAATGTTAAAAGTAGGAGAGCGATCTAAGACAGATGTATCATTGTGTTATATAGAAGATATAGCAGACCCTGATTTAGTAAATATTCTTCGGAAAGAACTTAAGGGGATTGAAATTGATGGGATTCCGATGGCAGATAAAACCATTGAAGAATTTATTGTCAAACAAGGATGGAATCCTTTTCCATTAGTAAGATATACAGAACGTGCTGATGTGGCGGCAGCTCATATACTAGAGGGTCATGTTGTTATTTTTGTTGATACCTCACCAAGTGTTATTATTGCACCAACAACATATTTTCACCATATTCAACATGCTGAAGAATTTCGTGAATCCCCCACATCGGGAACTTTTCTGCGTTGGTCACGTTTTTTAGGTGTTATAGCATCAATATTCTTACTTCCTTTATGGCTTTTGTTTGTATTAGAGCCATCGTTATTGCCAGAAGCAATAGCCTTTGTTGGTCCAAATGAACAGACGAATATTCCAATTGTCCTGCAAATCATTTTAGCCGATTTTGGACTTGAATTTTTAAAAATTGCTGCTATTCATACGCCTACCCCACTGTCGACAGCGATGGGTTTGATTGCAGCGGTATTAATTGGCCAAATAGCTATTGATGTGGGGTTATTTGTTCCAGAAGTAATTCTATATGTTGCGGTGGCTGGAATCGGTTCATTTACAACACCGAGCTATGAATTAAGTGTCGCTAACAAAATAGCAAGATTGAGTTTAGTAATACTCGTTTCAATCTTCCATACACCAGGATTTATAATCGGTTCAACCTTGTTGTTTTTATTTCTTGTCAATATTAGAGCACTTAATATTCCTTACTTATGGCCATTTCTTCCTTTTGAGCCAAAAGGATTTATGCAAATTGTAATACGCAGAGCATTTCCAGGTTCAATACTCCGACCAAGTATTGTTCATCCAAGGAATCGTTACCGCCAACCGCCTAAGGATTGA
- a CDS encoding stage V sporulation protein AE, producing the protein MSTRRRVILITDGDEYAKRAVERVAHDINGRCISMSQGNPSVLTGAELVDLIKAAANDPVLVMFDDSGLEGEGAGERALKYVANHEEIEVLGIIAVAAKTHQAEWTRVDVCIDRDGELTPYGVDKFGLPELEIGRLNGDTVYCLDELDVPIIVGIGDVGKMAQRDHYERGAPITKKAVELILERSGFRVEK; encoded by the coding sequence ATGAGCACTCGGAGGCGAGTCATTTTAATTACTGATGGTGATGAGTATGCAAAAAGAGCAGTGGAACGTGTTGCACATGATATCAACGGACGCTGTATTTCAATGTCACAAGGGAATCCCTCAGTACTAACCGGGGCGGAACTTGTCGATTTAATAAAAGCGGCGGCAAATGATCCTGTATTAGTGATGTTCGATGATAGCGGACTTGAAGGTGAGGGTGCAGGTGAAAGAGCGTTAAAGTATGTTGCAAACCATGAGGAAATTGAAGTTCTAGGGATTATTGCTGTAGCAGCAAAAACACATCAGGCAGAGTGGACAAGGGTAGATGTATGTATCGATAGGGATGGTGAGTTAACTCCATATGGAGTAGACAAATTTGGATTACCAGAGCTTGAAATCGGGAGGTTAAATGGCGACACTGTTTATTGCCTTGATGAATTGGATGTTCCAATTATTGTGGGAATCGGCGATGTCGGAAAAATGGCTCAGCGGGATCACTACGAACGAGGTGCACCGATTACGAAAAAAGCGGTAGAACTAATACTCGAAAGGAGCGGATTTCGTGTCGAGAAGTAA
- a CDS encoding stage V sporulation protein AB: protein MTIKVVGVIFIGLAGGLAVGSGFVAFLTVLGIIPRLTQLSKTMKMIRYYEWAVVLGAISGAMATLRDPILGISSLFLIPLGLTGGIFYGMLAGALTEVLNVFPVLAKRLGIDGKIIILIMAIVLGKIFGSIFQWVYLVHH, encoded by the coding sequence ATGACGATTAAAGTAGTAGGTGTCATATTTATAGGTTTAGCAGGCGGATTAGCAGTAGGTTCGGGTTTTGTTGCCTTTTTAACAGTTCTAGGAATTATCCCTAGGCTGACGCAGTTGTCAAAGACAATGAAAATGATACGTTACTATGAATGGGCTGTGGTATTAGGAGCCATTTCAGGCGCCATGGCAACACTAAGAGATCCGATTTTAGGGATTTCTTCCCTCTTTTTAATTCCCCTAGGATTAACTGGAGGTATCTTCTATGGAATGCTTGCTGGTGCCCTAACTGAAGTTTTAAATGTTTTTCCAGTTTTGGCGAAGAGACTTGGAATCGATGGAAAGATAATTATATTAATTATGGCCATTGTTTTAGGGAAAATTTTTGGGTCTATCTTTCAATGGGTTTATTTAGTTCATCATTAA
- a CDS encoding stage V sporulation protein AA: MEKTIYIRMRNRVLTKPREKVYLMDIAQIIAPESTIPDLKKVIVHQVTPEDKNIIIIDVMKIIRSITVMFEEVEVQSIGPAQTIIEVINKNKQMSFPFFLLIWFLLFFGSAMAIMNFHDDVSMQSVQAKLYTIITGVKDSKPWLFQIPYSIGLGLGMVLFFNHVFKKRINEEPSPLEVEMFNYQLDLDNYVIIHENKESLKRINDD; encoded by the coding sequence TTGGAAAAAACAATCTACATCCGCATGCGGAATCGTGTACTTACAAAACCTAGAGAAAAAGTTTACTTAATGGATATTGCCCAAATTATTGCTCCCGAATCAACAATACCAGATTTGAAAAAGGTAATCGTCCATCAGGTTACCCCAGAAGATAAAAACATTATCATCATCGATGTAATGAAAATCATCCGGTCCATTACTGTTATGTTTGAGGAAGTGGAAGTCCAATCAATTGGACCCGCACAAACTATTATTGAAGTGATCAATAAGAATAAGCAAATGTCGTTCCCGTTTTTTCTCTTAATTTGGTTTTTATTATTCTTCGGTTCTGCAATGGCCATTATGAACTTTCATGATGATGTGAGTATGCAAAGTGTTCAAGCCAAGCTTTATACCATTATCACTGGTGTGAAGGATTCAAAGCCGTGGCTCTTTCAGATTCCCTACTCTATTGGGTTAGGTCTAGGTATGGTTTTATTCTTTAATCATGTATTCAAAAAAAGAATTAATGAAGAACCAAGTCCGCTTGAAGTAGAAATGTTTAACTATCAACTGGATTTAGATAATTATGTAATCATACATGAAAATAAAGAAAGTTTGAAACGTATAAATGACGATTAA
- the sigF gene encoding RNA polymerase sporulation sigma factor SigF, translating to MDVEVKNEKSQPYLKDNEVKELIKKSQDGDQSARDLIVEKNMRLVWSVVQRFLNRGYDPDDLFQIGCIGLLKSVDKFDLSYDVKFSTYAVPMIIGEIQRFIRDDGTVKVSRSLKEMGNKIRKAKDELSKTYGRIPTVNEISAHLELSPEDVILAQEASRTPSSIHETVYENDGDPITLLDQIDDGNEGKWFDKIALKEAIRELDERERLIVYLRYYKDQTQSEVAQRLGISQVQVSRLEKKILQTMKDRMDL from the coding sequence ATGGATGTGGAGGTCAAAAACGAAAAAAGTCAACCGTATTTAAAAGACAATGAAGTAAAAGAACTTATCAAAAAAAGCCAAGACGGAGACCAGTCGGCAAGAGATTTAATTGTCGAGAAAAATATGCGCCTTGTCTGGTCTGTTGTCCAACGTTTTCTAAATAGGGGTTATGATCCTGATGATCTTTTCCAAATTGGCTGTATTGGATTATTGAAGTCAGTCGATAAGTTTGATCTGTCTTATGATGTTAAGTTCTCAACCTATGCAGTGCCAATGATTATTGGTGAAATTCAAAGGTTTATTCGTGATGATGGAACCGTTAAAGTAAGCCGTTCTCTAAAGGAAATGGGGAACAAAATTAGAAAAGCTAAAGATGAGTTATCGAAGACGTATGGTAGAATTCCGACTGTTAATGAAATTTCAGCACATCTGGAGCTATCTCCCGAGGATGTCATTCTTGCTCAAGAAGCAAGCAGAACTCCTTCATCTATTCATGAAACGGTTTATGAAAATGATGGAGATCCAATTACCTTGCTCGATCAAATTGATGATGGCAATGAAGGCAAATGGTTTGATAAGATTGCACTAAAAGAAGCCATTCGTGAATTAGATGAACGCGAGCGACTAATTGTTTATTTACGATACTATAAGGATCAAACGCAATCCGAAGTGGCCCAAAGGCTTGGGATTTCCCAAGTACAGGTATCAAGACTTGAAAAGAAAATTCTTCAGACAATGAAAGACCGTATGGATCTCTAA
- the spoIIAB gene encoding anti-sigma F factor: MKNQMNLQFSALSQNESFARVTVAAFIAQLDPTMDELTEIKTVVSEAVTNSIIHGYENDPNGIVYIQVTIEDGLVDLSIKDTGLGIADVEEARQPLFTTKPDLERSGMGFTIMENFMDELEVHSQPGKGTEVRLKKHLQTRKMLCN; this comes from the coding sequence ATGAAGAATCAAATGAATCTTCAATTCAGCGCTTTAAGTCAAAATGAATCATTTGCACGTGTCACCGTCGCTGCCTTTATTGCTCAACTTGATCCAACGATGGATGAGTTAACTGAAATAAAAACAGTTGTCTCTGAAGCAGTAACTAATTCAATTATCCATGGATATGAAAATGATCCAAATGGGATTGTCTACATCCAGGTTACCATCGAAGATGGATTAGTGGATTTATCCATCAAGGATACTGGATTAGGAATTGCTGATGTGGAAGAAGCTCGCCAGCCATTATTTACAACAAAACCAGATTTAGAGAGATCTGGTATGGGGTTCACCATCATGGAAAATTTCATGGATGAGTTAGAGGTTCATTCACAGCCAGGTAAAGGAACCGAAGTAAGATTAAAAAAGCATTTACAAACCCGCAAAATGCTGTGCAATTAA
- the spoIIAA gene encoding anti-sigma F factor antagonist — translation MSLNIDIEIKQDVLCIRLSGELDHHTADELREKATNAIERNDIRHIVLNLEDLSFMDSSGLGVIIGRYKQIKQVHGEMVVCAISPAIQRLFDMSGLFKILKLEPTEEFALQRLGVA, via the coding sequence GTGAGTCTTAACATTGATATTGAAATAAAACAAGATGTGTTATGCATTCGATTAAGTGGTGAATTGGATCATCATACCGCCGATGAACTTCGTGAAAAAGCTACTAATGCAATTGAAAGAAATGATATTCGTCATATAGTTTTAAATTTAGAAGATCTATCTTTTATGGATAGCTCTGGATTAGGTGTCATTATTGGAAGATATAAGCAAATAAAGCAGGTGCACGGCGAAATGGTTGTTTGTGCAATTTCCCCTGCAATACAACGATTATTCGATATGTCGGGGTTGTTTAAAATCCTAAAACTTGAACCGACAGAAGAGTTTGCATTGCAAAGATTGGGGGTGGCCTGA
- a CDS encoding D-alanyl-D-alanine carboxypeptidase family protein, giving the protein MKRYVSLLVIFLLITSLWIPAASAEEKKSADITNNVKSAILIERDTGEVLYEKNSNEQLPPASMTKIMTMLLIMEAIDKGKLTWDEKISTSEYAASMGGSQIFLEPGEQMTTKQMLQGIAIGSGNDASVAMAERIGGSEEAFVEMMNEKAKELGLKDSFFKNTTGLPSSGHFSTAHDMAIMAKELLKYEDITKFTGMYEAYLREDTDKKFWLVNTNKLVRFYPGVDGLKTGFTAEAKYCLTATAEKDGMRVIAVVFGAPTSKERNAQVTKMLNFAFNQYQTHPMFKRNQAIGLAKVSKGKEKTVEAVTSEPLSLLTKKGEKTVDVEQKINLNKNLDAPIKKGDKVGTIKLIKGGQVVLESELVAKSDVKEAGWYTLYKRSFGMFTKAGK; this is encoded by the coding sequence ATGAAACGATATGTCTCTTTACTAGTTATATTCTTGTTAATTACAAGTTTATGGATTCCAGCCGCATCTGCAGAAGAAAAAAAGAGCGCCGATATTACTAACAATGTTAAATCAGCTATTTTAATTGAGCGTGATACTGGGGAAGTTCTTTATGAGAAAAATAGCAATGAGCAACTGCCGCCAGCCAGTATGACAAAAATCATGACAATGCTATTAATAATGGAGGCAATTGATAAGGGGAAACTTACTTGGGATGAAAAAATATCTACAAGTGAGTACGCTGCCTCTATGGGCGGGTCGCAAATTTTCCTTGAGCCGGGAGAACAAATGACAACAAAGCAGATGCTCCAAGGAATTGCTATTGGCTCAGGTAATGACGCCTCTGTAGCAATGGCTGAAAGAATTGGAGGCTCTGAAGAGGCTTTTGTTGAAATGATGAATGAAAAAGCAAAGGAATTAGGATTAAAGGATTCATTCTTTAAGAATACTACTGGCCTGCCAAGCAGCGGCCATTTTAGTACAGCTCATGATATGGCTATTATGGCAAAAGAACTATTAAAATATGAGGACATAACAAAGTTTACAGGCATGTATGAAGCGTATCTCCGTGAAGATACTGATAAAAAATTCTGGCTCGTAAATACGAATAAATTAGTACGTTTCTATCCTGGAGTAGATGGACTGAAAACCGGATTTACAGCTGAAGCGAAATATTGCTTAACCGCAACAGCAGAAAAGGATGGAATGCGTGTAATTGCGGTTGTATTTGGTGCGCCAACCTCAAAAGAAAGAAATGCACAAGTGACAAAAATGCTAAATTTTGCTTTTAACCAATACCAAACACATCCGATGTTTAAACGTAATCAAGCAATTGGTCTAGCAAAAGTTAGCAAGGGAAAAGAAAAAACAGTTGAAGCCGTTACAAGTGAGCCCCTGTCCTTACTGACAAAAAAGGGTGAAAAAACAGTAGATGTAGAGCAAAAAATCAATCTAAATAAGAATCTAGATGCTCCTATTAAAAAAGGAGATAAGGTTGGTACCATTAAGCTAATAAAAGGTGGTCAAGTGGTACTTGAGAGTGAACTGGTAGCAAAAAGTGATGTAAAAGAAGCAGGCTGGTATACACTCTATAAACGCTCCTTTGGAATGTTTACAAAAGCAGGGAAATAA
- a CDS encoding pyrimidine-nucleoside phosphorylase, which yields MRMVDLIEKKRDGYELTTDEIKFIINGYTDGSIPDYQVSALTMAIFFKGMTEKERADLTLAMVESGDQINLSDIEGIKVDKHSTGGVGDTTTLVLGPLVAALDVPVAKMSGRGLGHTGGTIDKLEAVKGFHVEIENEEFIDLVNKNKIAVIGQSGNLTPADKKLYSLRDVTATVDSIPLIASSIMSKKIAAGADAIVLDVKTGAGAFMKTLDDSRELAKAMVGIGNNVGRRTMAVISDMSQPLGFAIGNALEVKEAIDTLKGEGPEDLTELCLTLGSHMVYLAEKANSLAEARSMLENVIKNGSALEKFKVFLSSQGGDASIVDDPSKMPQAQFTFELEAKEDGYVSEIVADEVGTAAMILGAGRATKESIIDLAVGLVLRKKIGDQVAKGESLVTIYSNFEDVSNVKEKLYENIKLSSIKVDAPILIHEEITE from the coding sequence ATGAGAATGGTTGACTTAATTGAGAAAAAAAGAGACGGGTATGAACTAACAACAGATGAAATTAAATTCATTATTAATGGATACACAGACGGTTCAATCCCAGATTATCAAGTAAGTGCATTAACAATGGCAATCTTTTTTAAAGGGATGACTGAAAAAGAACGTGCAGATTTAACCTTGGCTATGGTGGAATCGGGAGATCAAATTAATCTATCTGATATTGAAGGGATTAAAGTCGATAAACATTCTACTGGCGGGGTCGGCGATACAACAACCCTCGTACTGGGACCACTAGTTGCTGCACTTGATGTACCGGTTGCGAAAATGTCAGGGCGAGGTCTTGGGCATACAGGCGGAACAATTGACAAATTAGAGGCAGTTAAAGGGTTTCATGTTGAAATTGAGAATGAGGAATTTATTGACTTGGTAAATAAAAATAAAATTGCAGTCATTGGTCAAAGTGGTAACTTAACGCCAGCTGACAAAAAGCTCTATTCTCTAAGAGATGTGACAGCAACCGTGGATAGTATTCCACTGATCGCGAGCTCTATCATGAGTAAAAAAATTGCTGCCGGTGCTGATGCGATTGTTCTTGATGTAAAAACCGGTGCTGGTGCATTCATGAAGACACTTGATGACTCAAGAGAATTAGCCAAAGCGATGGTAGGGATTGGAAATAACGTTGGAAGAAGAACAATGGCAGTTATTTCTGATATGAGTCAGCCGCTTGGTTTTGCAATTGGAAACGCACTAGAAGTGAAAGAAGCGATTGATACCTTAAAGGGAGAGGGTCCTGAGGACTTAACAGAGCTTTGTTTAACGCTTGGAAGTCACATGGTTTATCTTGCCGAAAAGGCCAATTCATTAGCAGAAGCACGTTCTATGCTTGAAAATGTTATTAAAAATGGTTCCGCACTTGAAAAATTTAAAGTCTTTTTAAGCTCCCAGGGCGGAGATGCTTCTATTGTTGATGATCCTTCTAAAATGCCGCAAGCCCAATTTACATTTGAACTTGAAGCAAAAGAAGATGGATATGTATCCGAAATTGTTGCTGATGAAGTAGGAACAGCTGCAATGATTTTAGGGGCAGGCAGAGCTACAAAAGAATCGATTATTGATTTAGCGGTGGGTCTTGTTCTAAGGAAAAAGATCGGTGATCAAGTGGCAAAGGGTGAATCCTTAGTAACGATTTATAGTAACTTTGAAGACGTTAGCAATGTAAAAGAAAAGCTTTATGAAAACATTAAATTGTCATCAATAAAGGTAGATGCACCAATTCTTATTCATGAAGAAATCACTGAATAA